The Falco peregrinus isolate bFalPer1 chromosome 1, bFalPer1.pri, whole genome shotgun sequence genome has a window encoding:
- the SSTR1 gene encoding somatostatin receptor type 1: MLPHGTCPRLPGGAGSHRGGGDSGGGGAGSASEEAAAGGMDSGGRNSSGAPNSTLSESQGSAILISFIYSVVCLVGLCGNSMVIYVILRYAKMKTATNIYILNLAIADELLMLSVPFLVTSTLLHHWPFGSLLCRLVLSVDAINMFTSIYCLTVLSVDRYIAVVHPIKAARYRRPTVAKMVNLGVWVLSILIILPIIIFSNTAANSDGTVACNMLMPEPTQRWLVVFVVYTFLMGFLLPVVAICLCYILIIAKMRMVALKAGWQQRKRSERKITLMVMMVVMVFVICWMPFYIVQLVNVFVEQDDATISQLSVILGYANSCANPILYGFLSDNFKRSFQRLLCLSWMDNAAEEPIDYYATALKSRAYSVEDFPPDNLESGSMYRNGTCTSRITTL, encoded by the coding sequence ATGCTCCCCCATGGCACCTGCCCCAGGCTTCCGGGCGGTGCAGGCAGCCACAGAGGCGGCGGCGACAGCGGTGGCGGCGGAGCCGGCAGCGCCtcggaggaggcggcggcggggggcatGGACTCGGGCGGCAGGAACTCCTCCGGAGCCCCGAACAGCACCCTGAGCGAGTCTCAGGGCAGCGCCATCCTCATCTCCTTCATCTACTCCGTGGTGTGCCTGGTGGGGCTGTGTGGCAACTCCATGGTCATCTATGTGATCCTGCGCTATGCCAAGATGAAGACGGCCACCAACATCTACATCCTCAACCTGGCCATTGCGGACGAGCTGCTGATGCTCAGCGTCCCCTTTCTGGTCACCTCCACCCTGCTGCACCACTGGCCCTTTGGCTCGCTGCTCTGCCGCCTGGTGCTCAGCGTGGATGCCATCAACATGTTCACCAGCATCTACTGCCTGACCGTGCTCAGTGTGGACCGCTACATTGCTGTGGTGCACCCCATCAAGGCGGCTAGGTACCGCCGGCCCACTGTGGCTAAGATGGTCAATCTGGGTGTCTGGGTGCTTTCCATCCTCATCATCCTGCCCATCATCATCTTCTCCAACACAGCGGCCAACAGTGATGGAACAGTGGCTTGCAACATGCTCATGCCAGAGCCCACCCAGAGGTGGCTGGTGGTCTTTGTGGTCTACACCTTTCTGATGGGCTTCTTGCTGCCCGTGGTGGCCATCTGTCTCTGCTACATCCTCATCATTGCCAAGATGCGCATGGTGGCCCTGAAGGCTGGTTGGCAGCAACGCAAACGCTCGGAGCGCAAGATCACCCTCATGGTCATGATGGTGGTGATGGTCTTTGTCATCTGCTGGATGCCCTTCTACATTGTGCAGCTGGTCAACGTCTTTGTAGAGCAGGATGATGCCACCATCAGCCAGCTCTCCGTCATCTTGGGCTACGCCAACAGCTGTGCCAACCCCATCCTCTATGGCTTTCTCTCAGACAACTTCAAGCGGTCCTTCCAGCggctgctgtgcctcagttGGATGGACAATGCTGCAGAAGAACCCATCGACTACTATGCCACTGCCCTCAAGAGCAGGGCATACAGCGTGGAGGACTTTCCCCCAGACAACTTGGAGTCAGGGAGCATGTACAGGAATGGCACTTGCACCTCCAGGATTACCACCCTCTGA